The sequence CGATCGAGCGTGCCGGGGCATACCCGACGACGGAGCAGACGCTGTCGTCCTTGTCTGTGGTTCTGAACGGCGGAGGTATCGCCCAGATCCGGGACATCACCGAAGAATTGAACGCTGCACTCGGCGGGCGAGAGGCCGAGGTCCGTGACCTGCTTCCACGACTCGACCGGTTGGTCACGAGCCTGGACCGACAGCGCGGCGACATCATCGGTGCCATGGAGGGGCTCGATCGACTCTCCATCACCGTCAACCAGCAGAAGCCCACGCTCGAGGCAGCGCTCGACGACATCCCACCTGGCTTGGAAGTGCTTGTGGCGCAGCGTCAGAATCTGACGATGGCGCTGGTGGAACTCGGCAAACTCAGCGACACCGCGACCCGTCTCGTCGACAGCAGCGGGGAAGAGCTGGAACAAAACTTGCGTAACCTCACACCGGTGCTCGCGGAACTCGCCAATTCGGGCAGCGCACTCACCGACGTCCTGACCCTGATGCTCACCTACCCGTTCCCGATGAGGACGATGGACAAGGCCATTCGAGGCGACTACGCGAACCTGATGATGACCGTCGACCTGAGTGCGGCGAGGGTCGACAGCAACTTCCTGACCGGTACGGCCCTGGGTGGATCACTCGGTGGAGTGGAGGGAGCTGTCGGTTCGCTCGCCGGTGTCGCCGGACAGTCCGGCGACCCGCTGCAGATTCCGCTGCTGCCCGCCCCGCCGCCGGCACCGAAGCCCCCGCAGGCACCCGCTCTCCCCGGACTGCCGCAGATTCCCGGTCTCCCGCAGATTCCCGGCCTTCCGCCGCAACTGGGAGGGGCCCCGGCACCATGAGGAAATTCGTACGTATCCAGCTGATCATCTTCTCGATCCTCACAGTGATCGGCCTCGCGGTGATGTCGATCCAGTATGTGAAGGTGCCGGTCATGTTCGGCATCGGGCGCTACGACATCGTGGTGCAACTGCCGTCCACCGGAGGGCTGTACTCCCACGCCAACGTTGCCTATCGGGGAACCAACGTCGGTGTCGTCGATCGTGTCGCGCTCACCGACGACGGGGTCGAGGCCCAGCTGTCGCTCGACAGCAGCTACAAGATTCCAGCCGACGTCGACGCAGTGGTAAAGAGTGTGTCGGCCATCGGCGAGCAGTACGTCGACCTGATTCCGCGGTCGTCGGAGGGCCCGGATCTCGCGGCTGGTGACGTCATTCCACTGGATCGGTCCGCCGTACCGCAGGATGTCGGCGAGATGCTCGATCAAGCCGACGTGCTGTTGGCCAGCATCTCCGATACTCGGTTACGTACCGTGATCGACGAGGCGTTCACCGCGTTCAACGGTTCCGGCCCCGACCTGCAGCGGCTCATCGACTCGGCCCGTCTGTTCGTCGAAGAGGCGGATGCCAACAGCGACGCGACGATAGACCTGATCGATCAGATCGGCCCTCTGCTCGATACGCAGACCGTCAGCAGTGACGCCATCCGGTCCTGGACCCAGGACCTCGTCACCTTCACCGATCAGCTCCGGGCCAGCGACTCCGATATCAGGGGAGTGCTCGAGAAGGGTCCCGGGACGGCCGTCGAAGCCACCCAGCTTTTCCAGGAGTTGCAGCCCACCCTGCCGATCCTGCTGAGCAACCTGGTGAGCGTCGGGCAGGTCGGCGTCATCTACAACAAGAGCATCGAGCAAGTTCTCGTCATCTACCCACCGTTGACCGCCGCGCTCGTCACCGCCGCCAAAGGCGGACCGGTCGAGGACGGCGCGATCGTCGACTTCGCCCTGGAACTCCACGATCCGCCGGCGTGCACCACAGGGTTTCTGCCGCCGGATCAGCGGCGCACTGGCGATCAGACCGAACCCATCGCGACGCCGAACGATCTGTATTGCAAAGCGGCGCAGGATGATCCGTCGGTCGTCCGTGGTGCACGCAACCTGCCCTGCATGGAATACCCCGGCCGCCGGGCGCCGACCGTGCAGGCGTGCCGGGACGGGTGGGAGGCCGCGGGTAACAACCCGCCATACGGGCCGATCATGCCGCCGGATGTACCCTCGTATACGGCCGTTCCTGTTATCCCCAGTTCCTACGAAGGATCACCGAGTGGGCCGGTCGCGGCCGTCCCGTACGACCCGGGAACGGGTAGCTTTGTCGGTTCGGATGGTAAGACGTACACCCAACCGGATCTGGCGTCAGGATCGCCGAGAAAGGACTCGACGTGGCAGACGATGATGACAGGTCAGCAGATTTGAGTTCATCGACACAGGAGCGTGCCGCTGACGCGGTGGGGGAGGCCTCCCCGGCACGGAAGGAGCGCAGCAGGCGGCGAGCGGTACGTCACGCGGGTCCACCGGTCGGTGAGAGCGGAACGCCGCAACCGGTCGTGTTGGCGAAGTCCAGCGAGGCGCACCCTGCTACAGCGCCCCAGCCCGAGCGTGAACCGGTTGCAGAGACGATCTCGACGAAGAAGGCGGCCGCCGAAGGCGGCGTCAAGTCGGGCGGGGCGTCGCCACCGCCCGAAGACGAAAAGAGAACGCGTCGTTCGTGGAAGTCGCTGATCGGCTACGGTGCGGTCGCGGTCGTCGTTCTCGCCTTGGTCGTGGCCGCCGTCGTCCTGTTGCTCGACCAACGGTCGGCGCGCGAACGAGACGACCGGCGCCAGGCCTTCATCGACACGGCGCGACAGACCGTACTGAACCTGACAACGATTCATCCGGAGACCGCGAAAGAAGATGTCGACCGAATTCTTGCGGGTGCGTCAGGGGCCTTCCTGGCCGAATTCAAGGGCAGGGAAGACCCGTTCGTCGGTGTGGTCCGCGACGCCAACGTCACCACCGAGGGAGAAGTCCTCGAAGCGGGAATTCAGAGCGAGACAGACATTTCGGCCGACGTGCTCGTCGCGGCGCGCACCATGGTCACCAGCACCGAACAGCCGGAGCCGTCGCCGCGTGACTTCCGGATGCGGGTGACCGTCAGTGACGACAACGGGAAGTTGACCGCATCGAAGGTGGAGTTCGTCCCATGACCGACAACGACGTCGACACGTCCGCAGAACAACGGCGAAAGCTCCCGGTCGTCACCAAGGCGACAGCGTTGAAGGTCGTGACGGCGCTTGTGATCGTCGCCCTCGCTGTCGCTGTGGGATTCCTCTGGTACGGCCATCGCCAGGACCAATTGGCCGAACAGGCCCGCTCCGAGGCGGTCGACGCGGCGAGCAGGCAGGCCGTTGCGATGTTGGCGTACGACTTCGCCAATGTCGACAGCCAATTAGCTGCTGCGGCAGACGGAATCACCGGCTCGTTCCGCGACGACTACACCGCCCTGGTGGAGGAAACCATCGCCCCGGGGGCCAAGGAGAAGCAACTGACGGTTCAGGTGACCGTGCAAGCCGCCGCACCGGTGTCGACCACTCCCACCGAGGCGGTGGTCCTGCTCTACCTGAACCAAACCACTACCAGTGCCGAAGCACCGGATGCTCGCACGTCGGGTAGTCGGGTGCGGGTCTCGCTGCAGAAGGTCGACGACCGCTGGCTCGTCGATCAGCTCACCCCTGTGTAGCGGTGTCGACTGTATAGCGGTGATCCGCACACGAGTCGCGCGGACCTTCACAAAGTGAAACATGTTCTAGTACTGTCGGGGCTTCCGGGCCGACTGCCGACGCATCACGTTGTGTCGCAGGGCCACAACCGAACGGGGAGTCGTCGATGAAAGTTGCTGTAACCGGGGCCGCGGGATTCGTGGGCACCAATCTGCTCGATCTCCTGGTCCGATCCGGGCACGAGGTGACCGCCATCGACCGCATCCGTTCCGAGCACGCTCCCGAGGGAGTCACGTGGGTGAACGGCGACGTGCTCGACGTGGAATCGATGAAGAGGGCCCTGGACGGTGTCGAGGTGGTCTATCACCTCGTCGCCATGATCACCCTCGCGCAGAAGGACGACCTGGCGTGGACCGTCAACACCAAGGGCGTCCGCACTGTGGCCGAGGCTGCGCTCGCCGTGGGTGTGCGGCGGATGGTGCATTGCAGTTCCGTGCACTCGTTCGATCAGAGCAACTGCGGCGGCGTACTCGACGAGCAGTCGCCGCGATCCGTGGACGCGTCGATCCCGGTGTACGACAGATCGAAATGGGCCGGTGAGATCGAACTGCGTGCGGTGATCGAGACCGGGCTCGACGCGGTGATCTGCAATCCCACCGGGGTGTACGGCCCCGTGGACTATGGTCTCTCCCGCGTAAACAGCCTGCTACGCAACGCTGCTCGTGGCCGGGTGCCTGCCGCGGTGCACGGAGCGTTCGACTTCGTCGACGTTCGCGACGTGGCCGCCGGGTTGATCGCCGCCGGGGAGAAGGGGCGGACGGGGGAGAACTATCTGATCTCGGGGCACATGCTGGGCATGCACGACGCCGTGCGGAAGGCCGCCCGAGCGGCAGGTCGGCGTGGACCGATGTACTCGTTCCCCCTCAGTGTGATCGAACGAGTGCTGCCCCTCGCAGAACCCATCGGAGCCAGGTTCGGTTCCGATGTGCTGTCCCGCTCGGCGATGGCGGCGCTGCTCGCGGCACCCGTGATCGACGGTGCGAAGGCAGCGTCCGAACTGGGGTACGCCCCTCGTCCCGCGGACGAGACGATCCGCGACCTCGTCGCGTTCCTGGTGACGTCCGGTCAGCTGGGACGCCGCAGTCAGTTGTCCTCGGTCGTGTAGTCGGCCTCGGTGATGTCGTCGGCCTCGTCGGCGTACTCGGCCTCATCGGCCTCGGCAGGCGCGATCAACGCCGGCCCGGCCGCACCGCTGTGCGACAGTGCGTCGAGGAATGCCTTCGCCCAGCGGTCGACGTCGTGCGCGAGCACCTGCCGACGCAGCGCACGCATGTGCCGGCGACCGCTTTCGTGCGGCTGGTTCAACGCCTGTTCCATCGCGTCTTTGACACCGTCGAGGTCGTGCGGATTACAGAGGAAGGCCTGCCGGAGTTCGGCCGCCGCCCCGGTGAACTCGCTGAGCAGGAGGGCGCCGCCCAGATCGCTGCGGCACGCCACATACTCCTTGGCGACGAGGTTCATGCCGTCGCGCAGTGGCGTCACGAGCATCACATCGGCGGCCACGAAGAAGGCGATCAGTTCTTCGCGCGGGATCGGGCGATGGATGTAGTGCACCACCGGCCGGCCGACCTCGCTGTACTCGCCGTTGATGCGCGACACCTTTCGCTCGATGTCGTCGCGCATCTGGACGTAGCTGTCGACCCGCTCGCGGCTGGGCGTGGCCAACTGCACCAGCACGGTGTTCGCCGGGTCGACCCGGTGTTCGTCGAGGAGTTCGTGCAGCGCAGCAAGACGGACGTCGATGCCCTTGGTGTAGTCGAGTCGATCGACGCCCAGCATGATGTGTTGCGGGTTTCCCAGTTCCTTACGGATCTGTCTCGCACGGTCGCGGATCGACTTGGAACGTGATCGTTCGTCCAGCTCGCCGGAGTCGATGGAGATGGGGAACGCCCCCACGCGGACCGTCCGGAAACCGACCTGCACGACACCGAGCTTGGAGCGGACACCGACAGTGCCGCGCGACGTCGGCTGGCCGGCGAGGCGTCGAGCGAGGAACAAGAAGTTCTGCGCACCACCCGGGAGGTGGAAGCCGATGAGATCCGCACCGAGAAGTCCCTCGACGATCTCGGTCCGCCACGGCATCTGCATGAACAGTTCGACCGGCGGGAACGGGATGTGCAGGAAGAAGCCGATCGTGAGGTCGGGGCGGAGCATGCGCAGCATCTTCGGCACGAGCTGAAGTTGGTAATCCTGGATCCAGACGGTGGCACCGTGCGCGGCCGCCTTGGACGTTGCCTCCGCGAACCGCCGGTTCACCTCGACGTAGGCGTTCCACCAGTCGCGGTTGTACTCCGGCTTCACGATGACATCGTGGTAGAGCGGCCACAGGGTGGCGTTGGAGAAGCCCTCGTAATAGTCGCGGATTTCGGCGCCGCTCAGCGGGACGGGGTAGAGCTCGAGCCCGTCCTCGACGACCGGCTCCAGATCGGCGTCTGCGACACCCGCCCAGCCGACCCATGCACCCTTGTTACGGCGAAGGATCGGCTCGAGCGCGGTGACGAGTCCGCCGGGGCTCCGCTTCCACTTGGTGGTGCCGTCCGGCAGCCGCTCGAGATCGACAGGGAGTCGATTCGCCACGACGACGAAGGTGGCTTGCCCGGAGACAGGGTCAGATGTCGAACTCGATGACGAAACTGACGATTCCGAGCTGAGTGCCACGGGCTTCCTTCGCGGTCGAAGTGGATGAAATTATCAGTCGAGCTTGGCGGTGGGCCCGATTCCGAGCATCGAGAGCAGCATCCTGCACTCGTCGGCGTCCTCGGCGTATGCAGCGACAACGCGCTGCGCCTGGCGGGCGGTCTCGTCGGCCAAGGGTTCGAGATCCTCGTCCGCGATGTCGGTCTCGGCGGTCGTGTTCGCGGCCATTCTTGTCCTCTCGGGGCTTGCTGCTGCGTCAACGCAGTAGTTCGTATCGGCGACTCTATGAGAACCGGGCACGTCGACGCTAGTTGCCCTTCCGATAGTGTTCCACTAGTTAGGGTCTACTTACTTGTCGGGAACCGTCTGGGTGGGAGTTGTCTGCGTGAAGACTGGTGGCGCCGCAATTCTGCGTCGAGCTCTGGTGCGCAATCGTGTGCGCCTGGGTATCGGCACAGTGCTGGTCTGCCTGCATCAGGTGGCCGAAACGCTCGTGCCGATCGCAATCGGCGTCATCGTCGACCGCGCGGTCGCGACGGGCGATACGTCGGCGCTGGTCGTCTGGCTGTGTGCTCTTGCCCTGCTGTTTGTCGTCCTCACCACAGCGTGGCGGTTCGGTGCCCGATTCCTCGTGCTGGTGATGCAGAACGAGGGACACCGGCTGAGGATGGAGGTGGCGCACCGAATACTCGACCCCCGCGGCGTGCGCACCGACCTGCGCGCGGGGGAGTTGCTCTCGGTGTCCTCGACCGACGCAGATCGGTCCGCCTTCATCGCGGACATCGTGCCGCGTGCGGCCTCGGCCCTCACGGCAGCCGTCGGCTCGGCGGTCGCCCTGCTGCTCATCGACGTCCCGCTCGGGCTCGCGGTTCTCGTCGGAACGCCCGTCATCCTGGGTCTCCTGCGACGTGCGGCCCCGCTCATCACCCGACGAGCCACCGACCAGCAAGCCGCGGTCGCGCGGGCCTCCGGCATGGCAACCGACCTGGTGAGCGGGCTTCGTCCCCTCCGCGGGATCGGCGCCGAGGACGCCGCGTCGCAGCGTTACCGCAGCGCGAGCCGGGACGCCCTCGACGCCACCCTCCACACCGCGCGAAGCTCGGCGGTGTTCACCGGGGTGTCGATGACCGTCAGCGCACTGCTCGCCGTCGGGATCGCGGGTTTCGCGGGGTGGTTCGCTCTGGAAGGGCGGATCACGATCGGGGAACTGATCACCGTGGTCGGCCTCTCACAGTTCTTCATCGAACCGCTCGGCGTCCTGGCCGGTCTGCCGGGATCTCTCGCACTCACCCGGGCGTCGGCAGATCGGGTGGCGTTGGTCCTGGACGCCGAACCGCTGTTGTCTGCGGGTTCCGGACTCATCCCGGCCGGCAGCGAGCTGTCGTTGTCGGGCGTGAGCTACCGGTCTCTCACAGCGCTGGACCTTCGGGTCGGGTCCGGTGAGTTACTCGGCGTCGTCGCCTACCGGCCGCAGGACGCCGAGGCGTTGGCCGCGCTGCTGTCGGGGCAGGTCCCGCCCGAGCGTTACGAGGGCGAGGTGACCGTCGGCGGTGTTCGACTCTCGGATGCCGACCGGGGGCACGCGCGGCGGACTGTGCTCGTCGAACCCCACAACGGTGACCTGTTCTCCGGAACGGTGGTGTCGAACGTGACCGCAGGCCGGCCGGATGCGCCGGAAGCCGAGGTCCAGGCGGCGCTGCGGGCGTCCGCAGCGGTCGATGTCATCGATGCACATCCGGACGGTCTCGACCACGAGGTGACCGATCGCGGGGCGTCGTTGTCCGGCGGGCAACGCCAGCGCGTTGCGCTCGCCCGGGCGCTGATGAGGAGGTCTCCGGTACTGGTGCTGCACGACCCGACAACGGCGGTGGACGCGGTGACCGAACACATGATCGCCGGAGGTATCGCCGACTCGCGGCACCGCGATTCCGCGGGCAGCGGCCAGACGACCATCCTCCTCACGAGCAGTCCTGCGTTGTTGTCGGTGACCGAACGCGTCGTGGTCCTCGACGAGGGAACGGTCGTCGCCGAGGGCACACACGCACAGTTGGCCGCCGACGATGCGCACTACCGGCGGGCGGTGCTGCGATGAGTGAACTGCTCCCCATCGCGTCCGCACGCGACACCTGGGTATGGCTGAGAACCGAGCTGGGCCGGCGGCGCGGACGAAGCCTGCTCACCCTGCTCGTGGCGGCCTCTGCCGCCGGGATGGCACTGGTGCCCGTCTACGTGTTCGGTGTGCTCGTCGACCGAGTGCAGGACGGCGCCCCACCGTCGACGATCGGGTGGGTGGTCGCGGTGATCGCCTCGGCCGCTGTGATCGGCGGAGTCTGCGCCGGCTGTGCGTCGTTCCTCATCCGGAGTCTCGGCGAGGGCATCCTCGCGGACCTGCGGGAGCGAACCGTCGACCGGGCGCTACGGCTTCCGGTGCAGACGATCGAACGCGTCGGCAAGGGCGACTTGCTGTCCCGGGTGGGCGACGACGTGGCGGTGATCGGCAAGGCCGTGAGCGATGTGGTGCCCAACCTCGTGACGGCGATACTTCTGGTGCTGCTGAGCATCGTCACGATGCTGGGCATCGATTGGCGTCTCGGGCTCGCGGGCATGGTGGCCTTGCCGATGTATGCGCTCGCGATGCTCTGGTATCTCCCGCGGTCGGCCCCCGTCTACGCGAGCGAACGCGTGGCGATGGGCGAGCGCTCGCAAGCGCTGATCAGCAGCATGCAGGGTGCCCGCACGGTGCGGGCCTACGGTCTCGAAGACCTTCACCTCGGGCAGATCGACGACGCCTCACGGAAAACCCGGAATCTGTCCGTCGGCGTGTTCGCACTCTTCACCCGCTTCGCCGGTCGCGGCAACAGAGCCGAATTCGTCGGTCTGGCCACCATCCTCGCCGTGGGTTTCGCGCTCGTGCAACGCGACCTCGTGACGGTCGGGCAGACCACCACCGCCGCTCTGCTCTTCCACCGATTGTTCAATCCGATCGGCATGCTCATGTACACCTTCGACGAGGTGCAGTCGGCGGGCGCAAGCCTCGCGCGGCTCGTCGGGGTGGTGGCTCTGCGAGACGAGGCGGGTGGCATCGCAGGGGTCCCGGCTGCTGCCGAATCGACCCTCGACCTGGTCGAAGTCCGGCACACCTACGACGGCGAGCACGAGGTGGTGCACGGCATCACCCTGCGCGTCGAGCACGGCGAACGAGTCGCACTGGTGGGGTCGACAGGGGCCGGGAAGACCACTGTCGCAGCGATTGCCGCCGGGTCGATCGTCCCGACGTCGGGTTCGGTGCGCATCGGGGGCACCGCGCTGTCGGAGTTGTCGCCGCGCGAACTCCGCCGTCGGGTGGCAATCGTCAGCCAGGAGGTACACGTATTCGCGGGGCCTCTCATCGAGGATCTGCGCCTGGCGTCCCCCGGCGCCTCCGAGGAGGACGCGGCGATGGCACTGAAGACGGTGGGTGCGGCCGACTGGGTGAACGCGCTCACCGATGGTGTCCGCACCGTCGTCGGCGAGGGTGGGCACGAACTGACTGCGGCGCAGGCACAGCAGTTGGCGCTGGCCCGCCTCGTCCTCGCTGATCCCGCGGTCGCCGTCCTCGACGAGGCAACTGCCGAGGCCGGCAGCGCCGGGGCACGGGACCTCGAGGCATCCGCCGAGGCCGCGACCCGCGGTCGGACCACGCTCATCGTGGCGCACCGGCTCAGCCAGGCCGCCACTGCCGACCGCGTCGTCGTGCTCGAACACGGCCGGATCGTGGAGGAAGGACCGCACTCTGCACTCGTCGACGCCGGCGGCCGCTACGCGCAGCTCTGGTCGGCGTGGGAGGGGCGCTGACCCCTGGAACGCGACGGCGAATGTACCTTTCGGCGCTCCCGAGGCGCTGAAAGGTACATTCGCCCCCTCGAAAGTGCCGGGTGGGACGGTCAGCCTAGGTAGCCGCCGCCGTGGGGGAAGAACTCGGTGCCGGCCAGTTCGGTGCCGTCGTCGAGGCGGACACGCTGGATCTTGAGTCCCTTGTTCTTGCCGGTGCGGGCGTCGGGTCCGGCGACGATGACCATGCCGTCGCCTTCGTGGATGAAGACACGCCCGGGGGTTCCGCCGTAGTTGCCCTCGGACACTGCGGCCTCGAGGATTCTGATGCGCTGTCCCTTGTAATGGGTGAAGGCGTTGGGATACGGGTCGGACTGCGCGCGAACCAGCCGCTCGATGGCGTCGGCCGGCCAGGTCCACTCGATGCGACTGTCCTCGGGCGCCCGCTTGTGGAAGAAGGTGGCCTGCGAGCGGTCCTGCGGTGTCCAGTCGGTGCGGCCGGACGCGATGAGGTCGAGGGCGTCGAGGGTGATCGGTCCGATCATGTCGACGGTGCGGTGGAACAGGTCGGTGACGGTGTCCGTGGGTCCGACCGGGGTGGCCCGCTGCAGGACGATGTCACCTGCGTCGAGTTCCTCGTCCATGAGGTGCGCGGTGAGCCCGACCTCGTCTTCACCGTTGATGAGCGCCCAGATGAGCGGTGAGAATCCCGTGTACTTGGGCAGGAGGGAGTCGTGGATGTTGAGGGTGCCGTAGCGGGGCGAGTCGAACACGTCCCGCGGCAGCCACGTGCGCCAGTTGTTGGCGACGATGATGTCGGGGTCCGCTTGTTTCAGGGCCGCCTTGAAGTCTTCGTCGGGCTTGTTTGCGATATGAACGGGGACTCCGTGCTCGGTGGCCAGATCTGCGACGGAGTCTGCCCACATCTGTTCGTAGACGTGCTCGCTCTTGGGATGCGTGATCGCAAGGACGACCTCGTGGTCCGACTCGAGCAGGGCCTTCAGGGTACGGTGACCCCAGGTTTGATATCCGAGTGTGGCGACTCTCAACGCGGTCCTCCTGGACGAGCTTGACGATCAGCGCCGCACAGAAGCGGCAGCAATGCGAGCTTAGGCTATCCAACCCAATTTGGTGAGACCGCCCTTGGAAGGAAGGCAGACATGACGATCGCCACGATCAACGGAATATCTTTGAACTACCAGGTCAAAGGGTCCGGCGATCTCGTGGTACTCATCATGGGCACCGGCAGTCCGGGGCGTGTGTGGGATCTCCACCAGACCCCCGCGCTCGTCGACGCCGGCTATCGAGTCTGCACCTTCGACAACCGCGGCATTGCTCCTTCCGCCGAGAGCGTGGAGGGCATCACGATGGATGACCTCGTGGCGGACACCGCCGCACTGATCGAACACCTCGGCGGCGGGCCAGCACGAGTCGTCGGCACCTCGATGGGTGCCCGGGTCGCTCAGGAACTCGCGTTGTCGCGCCCGGACCTCGTCTACAAGGCCGCCTTCCTCGCCGGTCATGCCCGCATGGACTACTTCCAGCAGACGCTCACCGAGGGCGAGCGCGCGCTGCACGACAGCGGCGTCGAGCTTCCGGCCAAGTACCGGGCGGCGGTCACCGCGGTGATGAATCTGTCTCCGGCATCGCTCGTCGACCCGCACACCGCCAGGGATTGGCTCGACCTCTTCGAGTTCAGTGGCGGCAGGACGTCCGCCGGTGTGCGCGCTCAGATGGAGATGGACCGCACGTTCGACCGAAGGCAGGCGTACCGGGCGATTACCACACCGTGTCTGTCGGTCGGGTTTGCCGACGATCGGATGATCCCGCCCTATCTCTCTCGTGAAGTCGCCGAGTCCATCCCGTCGGCTCGCTACTACGAGATCCCGGATGTCGGGCACTACGGCTACCTCGAGCAGCCCGAGGTGATCAACAAAGTTCTGCTGGAGTTCCTCGCGGACTGAGCGTTCCGGTCGACGTAGGGGTTGAGCCGCCGGCGTTACAGTGATATTTGGCACCTGTGAAGAAACTGGGAATCGGTTGTTGCTGGTGGGTAGCCTAACCTAAACTCCTTCGGGTGCTGGTCGTGCGACGAGCACTCTCGACGGACGATCGGATCACCATGTCACCGGACCACTCGGCGGCTGCCCAGGCTCAGTTCCTCTCTGCGGAGAGCGCGCACACGTCTGCTTCTACGCCGACCGCGCTGCCCCTCACTGCGGCGCAGTCCGAGGTCTGGGTGGGGCAGGAGCTGCACCCGGCCAGCCCGGTGTACAACCTGTCGCTGGTCGTCGAGGTCGCTGGTCCGATCGATCTGAACCGCACGATCGCCGCTGTCCGGAAGACGGTCGAACGTGCCGAGGCGCTGCACGTGCGTTTCGAGCGGGGAGACGACGACGAACTCCTGCAGGTGCCCACATCCCCCGACGATT comes from Rhodococcus oxybenzonivorans and encodes:
- a CDS encoding methionyl-tRNA formyltransferase; this translates as MRVATLGYQTWGHRTLKALLESDHEVVLAITHPKSEHVYEQMWADSVADLATEHGVPVHIANKPDEDFKAALKQADPDIIVANNWRTWLPRDVFDSPRYGTLNIHDSLLPKYTGFSPLIWALINGEDEVGLTAHLMDEELDAGDIVLQRATPVGPTDTVTDLFHRTVDMIGPITLDALDLIASGRTDWTPQDRSQATFFHKRAPEDSRIEWTWPADAIERLVRAQSDPYPNAFTHYKGQRIRILEAAVSEGNYGGTPGRVFIHEGDGMVIVAGPDARTGKNKGLKIQRVRLDDGTELAGTEFFPHGGGYLG
- a CDS encoding alpha/beta fold hydrolase, with amino-acid sequence MTIATINGISLNYQVKGSGDLVVLIMGTGSPGRVWDLHQTPALVDAGYRVCTFDNRGIAPSAESVEGITMDDLVADTAALIEHLGGGPARVVGTSMGARVAQELALSRPDLVYKAAFLAGHARMDYFQQTLTEGERALHDSGVELPAKYRAAVTAVMNLSPASLVDPHTARDWLDLFEFSGGRTSAGVRAQMEMDRTFDRRQAYRAITTPCLSVGFADDRMIPPYLSREVAESIPSARYYEIPDVGHYGYLEQPEVINKVLLEFLAD